In one window of Haloimpatiens sp. FM7315 DNA:
- a CDS encoding CHC2 zinc finger domain-containing protein codes for MDIQDIDLKELIERETGEQFNKQGYIKCPFHNEKTPSLKVKFNSNTNKEFFKCFGCGTCGDAIDFIMKYKNIDYIAAREYLGLEVEKSEKELQEEKVKNYIDWELSKFREGQKLLGIFKFVNDKNEIVYFKAKFVNKEGKKQLFYYHLEKDKVIAKRGDVELPYNLYNSLKAINNNDVLIIVEGEKDANTINSMFKNRNYVATSLKGCKELDILKNNRMRIYVIGDTGQAGETYKWNVYNTFKKYCKEFKFINLPGLKSLGDNKDVTDWIDVGHNKKDLITAFNRSLDIKNKYELQQNNGGIYKTTFKEKGEDIIENIKHITDFRLLSATRIRFIDEEEEGIKLVFKSITGYTIERIGKASVFDDVKSFKNFLGTMDLVFSGRVEDLNRLKGWINKYFALENEEVYGGVKFIERNGELIFIENNGSITEKGMNENIKSDGRNNADVLQVEETTTEELKEVINHIFKFAGPEKSISIIGTVINNLAVYQCQKLKQKLHHLLIVGESGSGKSTILENVVAPLLNYPKKDIKSIGLISNFALMKSLSDGNYPALFDEFKPSMMDRYKIGNISETLRNLYDRATISKGNKSLKTTDFNLGRPIIIAGEESYPNQEKALIERSCIIYLSRRERTEKNTEAMEWLIKNEELLNKLGRSLIETVLEMSIEEYQELREISKDSIKDLKNRTQNTAINIACGMMIFNKLLEKHGLKQLNNFYEHIVKNIKEEVLEGASDTQSLVEKMIVLYNDMIDDGRAFNAEDVVKYRGDGIFIKTSEMINEIHEHCNRVGVDLIPLKLKDFRKQAQKAGYLTGLSNKLIKVDMKVIRFDTYSVEMLRSLKVDSIVPPELLDVTDVEDRVIPFNTGNKNKNMLP; via the coding sequence TTGGATATACAGGATATTGATTTAAAAGAGTTAATAGAGCGGGAGACAGGAGAACAATTCAACAAGCAAGGGTACATAAAGTGCCCTTTTCATAATGAAAAAACACCTTCGTTAAAGGTTAAATTTAACTCTAATACTAATAAAGAATTCTTTAAATGCTTTGGATGCGGAACATGTGGAGATGCTATTGATTTTATTATGAAATATAAAAATATAGATTATATAGCAGCAAGAGAATATTTAGGACTTGAGGTTGAAAAATCAGAAAAGGAACTACAAGAGGAAAAAGTAAAAAATTATATAGATTGGGAGTTATCTAAATTTAGAGAAGGTCAAAAATTACTGGGAATATTTAAATTTGTGAACGATAAAAATGAGATAGTATACTTTAAGGCTAAATTTGTGAACAAAGAAGGGAAAAAACAACTTTTTTATTATCATTTGGAAAAGGACAAGGTGATTGCTAAAAGGGGAGATGTTGAGCTTCCATATAACCTATATAATAGCTTAAAAGCAATAAATAATAATGATGTACTTATTATTGTTGAAGGTGAAAAAGATGCCAATACAATCAATTCAATGTTTAAGAATAGAAATTATGTGGCTACAAGCTTAAAAGGGTGTAAAGAATTAGATATTTTAAAAAATAATAGAATGAGAATTTATGTAATAGGAGACACTGGACAAGCTGGAGAAACATATAAATGGAATGTTTATAACACATTTAAAAAATATTGTAAAGAGTTTAAATTTATAAATCTTCCAGGATTGAAATCTTTGGGGGATAACAAGGATGTTACTGATTGGATAGATGTTGGCCATAATAAGAAAGACTTAATTACAGCCTTTAATAGAAGTTTAGATATAAAAAATAAATATGAGCTTCAGCAAAATAATGGAGGAATATATAAAACTACTTTCAAGGAAAAAGGCGAGGACATAATAGAAAATATAAAACATATTACTGATTTTAGATTACTTAGTGCTACTAGGATTAGATTTATAGATGAAGAAGAGGAAGGAATTAAACTAGTTTTTAAAAGTATAACTGGTTACACAATTGAAAGGATAGGAAAAGCTTCAGTTTTTGATGATGTAAAAAGCTTTAAAAATTTTCTTGGCACAATGGATCTTGTGTTTAGTGGAAGAGTTGAAGATTTAAACAGATTAAAAGGATGGATAAATAAATATTTTGCTTTAGAGAATGAAGAAGTTTATGGTGGCGTTAAGTTTATAGAAAGAAATGGAGAATTAATTTTTATAGAGAACAATGGCAGCATAACTGAAAAAGGAATGAACGAGAATATAAAAAGTGATGGCCGAAACAATGCTGATGTGCTGCAAGTAGAAGAAACAACAACGGAAGAATTAAAAGAAGTTATTAATCATATTTTTAAATTTGCAGGTCCAGAAAAGTCCATAAGCATTATTGGAACTGTAATAAATAATTTAGCAGTATATCAGTGCCAGAAGTTAAAACAGAAGTTACACCATTTACTTATAGTTGGTGAATCTGGAAGTGGTAAAAGTACAATCCTTGAAAATGTAGTTGCTCCATTGCTTAATTATCCTAAGAAAGATATTAAATCTATTGGACTAATAAGTAATTTTGCATTAATGAAAAGTTTAAGTGATGGAAATTATCCAGCATTGTTTGATGAATTTAAGCCAAGCATGATGGACCGATACAAAATAGGAAATATAAGTGAAACTCTTAGAAATCTTTATGATAGAGCCACTATAAGTAAAGGAAATAAAAGTTTAAAGACAACTGATTTTAATCTGGGTAGACCAATAATCATAGCAGGAGAGGAAAGTTATCCGAATCAGGAAAAAGCCTTGATTGAGAGAAGTTGCATAATTTACTTATCCAGAAGAGAAAGAACTGAGAAAAATACTGAAGCAATGGAATGGCTAATTAAGAATGAAGAATTATTAAATAAATTGGGTAGAAGTTTAATAGAAACTGTATTGGAAATGTCAATAGAAGAATACCAGGAGCTTAGAGAAATATCAAAGGACAGTATAAAAGATTTAAAAAATAGAACTCAAAATACTGCAATTAACATCGCTTGTGGCATGATGATTTTTAATAAATTATTAGAGAAACATGGACTAAAACAGCTAAATAACTTTTATGAGCACATAGTAAAGAATATAAAGGAAGAAGTTTTAGAAGGAGCCAGTGATACACAAAGTTTAGTGGAAAAAATGATAGTACTTTACAACGATATGATTGATGATGGAAGAGCATTTAATGCAGAGGATGTTGTTAAATATAGAGGTGATGGAATTTTTATTAAAACTTCAGAAATGATTAATGAGATTCATGAACATTGCAATAGGGTAGGTGTTGATTTAATTCCATTAAAACTGAAAGACTTTAGAAAGCAGGCTCAAAAGGCTGGGTACTTAACTGGATTATCCAATAAATTGATAAAAGTGGATATGAAAGTAATTAGATTTGATACTTATAGTGTAGAAATGCTTAGAAGTTTAAAAGTAGATTCAATTGTTCCGCCAGAGCTTTTGGATGTCACAGACGTAGAGGATAGAGTCATTCCATTTAATACAGGTAACAAAAATAAAAATATGTTACCTTAA
- a CDS encoding ERCC4 domain-containing protein, whose translation MLHYKFSDTEIKKLLKENLKIIIDTREQKNQHVLDYFDKNKIKYKNQKIDEGDYTAIITARPEMGIYRDLYFPVAVERKNSIDELAGNLAEETDTRDDIRLIRELQRAKTKSIKIHLIIEDPNGMEHIKTGKYRSLYSPKAFLGRLSSIQDLYLHDTIFTSNANTGFEIYRKLYYSVRNFLKELDVDIGPVENE comes from the coding sequence ATGCTACACTATAAATTTTCAGATACAGAAATTAAAAAGCTCCTTAAAGAAAACCTAAAAATAATAATAGATACTAGAGAACAAAAGAATCAACATGTATTGGATTATTTTGATAAAAATAAAATTAAATATAAAAATCAGAAAATAGATGAAGGAGATTATACTGCAATAATAACTGCAAGGCCAGAGATGGGCATATATAGAGATTTATACTTTCCAGTAGCTGTTGAAAGGAAAAACTCAATAGATGAACTTGCAGGAAATTTAGCTGAAGAAACTGACACAAGAGATGATATAAGGCTAATAAGAGAATTACAAAGAGCAAAGACAAAAAGTATTAAGATACATTTAATAATTGAGGATCCAAATGGAATGGAACATATCAAAACAGGAAAATACAGAAGTTTATATTCCCCAAAAGCTTTTTTAGGAAGATTATCAAGCATACAAGATTTATATTTGCATGATACCATTTTTACAAGTAATGCGAATACTGGTTTTGAGATATATAGAAAGTTATATTATAGTGTTAGAAATTTTTTAAAAGAGTTAGATGTGGATATTGGTCCAGTTGAAAATGAATAG
- a CDS encoding helix-turn-helix domain-containing protein, which produces MEYLYTVDETAKLLKVNRNMVYDLINTGHLRAIKLGRKKYQHSKLKDF; this is translated from the coding sequence ATGGAATATTTATACACAGTAGATGAAACGGCTAAATTGCTAAAAGTAAATAGAAATATGGTTTATGACTTGATAAATACAGGGCACCTAAGAGCTATTAAATTGGGAAGAAAAAAATACCAGCATTCGAAATTGAAAGATTTTTAA
- a CDS encoding MBL fold metallo-hydrolase, which produces MIKVLDSGSRGNCYIIQVGEEKILLECGIDWRNILKGLDYSIKGVKGCLISHKHSDHCKSFKRAFESLPKIYGPVEVIEKYNCHSLHKTKIIENKDKFKLGNFNIMAFNCQHTNSDGSDCQNLGYLIQHPQIGKILFATDTYYLKYKFKDVDHILIECNYSEKYMQDLEPYQMRTFKSHMSLETLKETLKTWDLAKTKDITLIHLSANNGNPKEFKEEIEALTGIPTYIAVPGLEIS; this is translated from the coding sequence TTGATTAAAGTATTAGACAGTGGTTCTAGAGGTAATTGTTACATTATACAAGTAGGGGAAGAAAAAATTTTACTTGAATGTGGAATTGATTGGAGAAATATTTTAAAAGGGCTTGATTATAGCATTAAGGGAGTTAAAGGTTGCTTAATATCTCATAAACATTCTGACCATTGTAAAAGTTTCAAAAGAGCATTTGAAAGTTTACCTAAAATATATGGTCCAGTAGAAGTAATTGAAAAGTACAATTGCCACAGCTTACACAAAACCAAAATAATAGAAAATAAAGATAAATTTAAGTTAGGAAATTTTAATATAATGGCTTTTAATTGCCAGCATACTAATTCAGATGGTTCAGATTGTCAGAACTTAGGATATTTAATACAACATCCTCAAATAGGTAAAATATTATTTGCAACAGATACCTACTATCTTAAATATAAATTCAAAGACGTGGACCATATATTAATAGAATGCAATTATTCAGAAAAATATATGCAGGACTTAGAACCATATCAAATGAGGACATTCAAGTCACATATGAGCTTAGAAACATTAAAAGAAACCTTAAAAACATGGGATTTAGCTAAGACAAAAGATATAACACTAATACATTTGTCAGCCAACAATGGCAATCCAAAAGAATTTAAAGAAGAAATAGAAGCTTTAACTGGTATTCCAACTTATATTGCAGTGCCAGGATTAGAAATAAGTTAG
- a CDS encoding single-stranded DNA-binding protein, whose protein sequence is MNKIQLVGRLTRDPELSFTPGNGLAVTRLTLAVNRPRFDKSKEQEADFINCVCFGKRAEAIANYVQKGHRFGLSGRLQINKYVDKEGENRWSTDVIVEDFEFMQDKGASSSTNKSTEPTASYEDVTPIEDGDIPF, encoded by the coding sequence ATGAATAAAATACAACTTGTAGGAAGGCTAACAAGAGATCCAGAGCTAAGTTTTACTCCGGGAAATGGACTAGCAGTTACAAGGCTTACGTTAGCTGTTAATAGACCTCGATTCGACAAAAGCAAAGAACAAGAGGCAGACTTTATAAATTGTGTATGTTTTGGAAAACGTGCCGAAGCAATAGCTAATTACGTTCAAAAGGGACATAGATTTGGGCTTAGTGGAAGGCTTCAAATAAATAAGTATGTTGATAAAGAAGGAGAAAATAGATGGTCCACAGATGTAATAGTTGAGGATTTTGAATTTATGCAGGATAAGGGTGCAAGCAGCAGCACAAATAAATCTACAGAACCTACCGCTAGTTATGAAGATGTAACCCCTATAGAGGACGGGGACATACCATTTTAA
- a CDS encoding helix-turn-helix domain-containing protein — MKLSNIEILADMLISAREEKGYSQRQLALKTGVSNSEISKLEKGQRLNPNLKILKKLSDALGLNYEEMLEALGYIKSEYSFEDNTGCLDESEQEYIINTLTNAWQNDIDTKIDFSNKDSLREILFGNNIKNCDDDFSIEKNMPMIAKLIKENKDILYKNNNTKKLYELISWYVSFVRGEN, encoded by the coding sequence ATGAAACTTTCGAATATAGAAATATTAGCTGATATGTTAATAAGTGCCAGAGAAGAAAAGGGGTACTCTCAGAGGCAACTTGCTCTAAAAACAGGTGTTTCAAATTCTGAAATTAGTAAACTTGAAAAAGGCCAAAGGCTAAACCCAAATTTAAAGATATTAAAAAAACTATCTGATGCTTTAGGGTTAAACTATGAAGAAATGTTAGAAGCTTTAGGATATATTAAATCTGAATATTCTTTCGAAGACAATACTGGTTGTCTGGATGAGTCTGAACAAGAATATATAATAAATACTTTGACAAATGCTTGGCAAAATGATATTGATACAAAAATTGATTTTAGCAATAAAGATTCCCTTCGTGAAATACTATTTGGAAATAACATTAAAAATTGTGATGATGATTTTAGCATAGAGAAAAATATGCCTATGATAGCAAAACTTATTAAAGAAAATAAAGATATATTATATAAGAATAATAACACCAAAAAACTATATGAATTAATATCATGGTATGTATCTTTTGTTAGAGGTGAAAATTAA
- a CDS encoding HD domain-containing protein — protein MKDIQEVKERILNLLGSIDRKGIDKVIKYLEESDFFIAPASTRFHGNYEGGLGEHSLNVYELFKEKNERYDFGLSEDTVKIVSLLHDICKVNFYTVYDKNVNIAGAGEKPKWIKQPAYGVKDDLPIGHGEKSVIRLLQFMSLTKDEILMIRWHMGGYEPKENLNNISAAWNMCKAATALHTADLESSYILEEHFEPGENKNQTKLRGVR, from the coding sequence ATGAAAGATATACAAGAAGTTAAAGAAAGAATACTTAACCTTTTAGGTTCTATAGATAGAAAAGGAATAGATAAAGTAATTAAATACTTGGAAGAGAGCGACTTCTTTATTGCTCCTGCATCTACTAGATTCCATGGGAATTATGAGGGAGGACTAGGTGAACATAGTTTAAATGTTTATGAATTATTTAAAGAAAAAAATGAAAGATATGATTTTGGACTAAGTGAAGACACAGTGAAAATAGTTTCGTTACTGCATGATATTTGCAAAGTGAATTTTTACACCGTCTATGATAAAAATGTAAATATTGCAGGAGCAGGAGAAAAGCCTAAATGGATAAAACAACCAGCATATGGAGTTAAAGATGATTTGCCAATAGGACATGGTGAAAAGTCAGTTATAAGATTGCTTCAATTTATGAGTTTAACTAAGGATGAAATCTTAATGATTAGGTGGCACATGGGTGGCTATGAACCTAAAGAAAACCTAAATAATATTAGTGCTGCTTGGAATATGTGTAAGGCAGCAACAGCACTTCATACTGCAGATTTAGAATCTAGTTATATATTAGAAGAACATTTTGAACCAGGAGAAAATAAAAATCAAACTAAATTAAGAGGAGTGAGATAG
- a CDS encoding DUF6731 family protein yields MSKKTVQFDYFEVWCEVEEENQSKIQEKKFDLNVIFDKASRISAKDTTYTYRGEKARLQNVVFDENNSIWEIQLLRLREVAPPGLAKDDGTYEIFKLEDGEYIGESVSLLYDKINYVLCVQRNFNAIPPSGVEEYLNSCIDGNPKIKLKPIIGNKKGIDKIKKDKIFRKMEIGLAIKDLDGVDTESGLGKTLNNLLKFGGTNVKIEISVGNAKRDRSLAPGLSEETIGQLYKNSATTKLKANVRDVDDTKVEKIDLFDDRLKDSDNFEVDRDMPLTHERVYPILRAKYLTRLEKGEFK; encoded by the coding sequence ATGAGTAAAAAAACGGTGCAATTTGATTATTTTGAAGTTTGGTGTGAAGTTGAAGAAGAAAATCAAAGCAAAATTCAAGAGAAAAAGTTTGATCTAAATGTAATATTTGATAAAGCAAGCAGAATATCTGCAAAAGATACTACATACACTTATAGAGGAGAAAAAGCTAGACTTCAAAATGTTGTTTTTGATGAAAACAATTCTATATGGGAAATTCAGTTATTAAGATTAAGAGAAGTCGCGCCACCTGGGTTAGCAAAAGATGATGGAACATATGAAATATTTAAATTGGAGGATGGAGAATATATAGGTGAATCTGTTTCACTATTATATGATAAAATTAATTATGTATTATGTGTACAAAGAAATTTTAATGCTATACCACCTTCAGGTGTGGAAGAATATTTAAATAGTTGTATAGATGGTAATCCTAAAATAAAATTAAAACCAATAATCGGTAATAAAAAAGGTATAGATAAAATAAAAAAGGATAAAATATTTAGGAAAATGGAAATAGGGTTAGCAATTAAGGACTTAGATGGAGTTGATACGGAATCTGGACTAGGAAAGACGTTGAATAATTTATTAAAGTTCGGTGGTACTAATGTTAAAATAGAAATATCTGTAGGAAATGCAAAAAGAGATAGAAGTTTAGCACCAGGATTATCAGAAGAAACAATTGGTCAATTATATAAAAATAGTGCTACCACAAAATTAAAAGCAAATGTAAGAGATGTAGATGATACTAAAGTTGAAAAGATAGATTTGTTTGATGACAGATTAAAGGATTCAGATAATTTTGAAGTTGATAGAGATATGCCACTTACACATGAGAGGGTATACCCAATATTAAGAGCAAAGTACTTGACAAGATTAGAAAAAGGTGAATTCAAATAA
- a CDS encoding aspartyl-phosphate phosphatase Spo0E family protein — MEQLREKLYKCIELYGLRDKRTMQISKQLDKLIVKEAQR; from the coding sequence ATGGAACAATTAAGAGAGAAGTTGTATAAGTGTATAGAGCTATATGGGTTGCGGGATAAGAGAACCATGCAGATAAGTAAGCAGCTAGACAAGTTAATAGTAAAGGAGGCACAAAGATGA
- a CDS encoding xanthine dehydrogenase: MEENKFKRTEYHLYNYKDINILNQLADIKIKRLKNDISLKAMEYGERTGKTNKFNSEVENEVIRREEHIQKEIDLLQREKENRINEKELINKVMELLEYEEKKLVELRYFSKPTKSWTSIAQELNQSVDNCIKVRRKIISKISELLF, translated from the coding sequence ATGGAAGAAAATAAATTTAAAAGAACAGAATATCATTTATATAATTATAAAGATATAAATATATTAAACCAGTTAGCAGATATTAAAATAAAAAGATTAAAGAATGATATAAGCCTTAAGGCAATGGAGTATGGAGAAAGAACTGGCAAGACAAATAAGTTTAATTCAGAGGTAGAGAATGAAGTTATTAGGAGAGAAGAACATATTCAAAAAGAAATAGATCTATTGCAAAGAGAAAAAGAAAATAGAATAAATGAAAAAGAATTGATTAATAAGGTTATGGAGCTATTAGAATATGAGGAAAAGAAATTAGTTGAGTTAAGATATTTTAGTAAACCAACTAAGAGCTGGACAAGTATAGCACAGGAACTTAATCAATCAGTAGATAATTGTATTAAGGTAAGGAGAAAGATAATAAGCAAAATATCAGAATTATTATTTTAG
- a CDS encoding AAA family ATPase — translation MDNEIFLKKLSIKNFKGIKDLNIDFGKVTNIFGENGTGKTTIQDAFTFLLFDKDSKDSSKFDVQPLDKENNPIHNLETVIEALLEIDGRETTLKRVYNEKYSKVRGTAKTEFKGYESNYYVNEVPKKVTEYKKFISELLDEKIFKLITNPQYFASLPWKDRRAIITEIVGDLDNNVVLDSKEDLEPLRKHLEDKSLDDFTKANRSKINQLKKDREQLPSRIDEVNNSIQEFDFEVLEVQRREITAGIKSIDEQLQNKSTANKGLFELKTRLLEKKQDLAETEYKFRSTADKPKMDLEDSIRGTEINIKHLNVCINELQEEIKRKQQYVDNTLESKRNNLLQEYKNIKNFKFKFDKDEGICPTCHRPLDNVDEIFEKLEGNFNSNKAKKLERNIAEGKATASEKEKIKGEIESLNKKIMIKKRY, via the coding sequence TTGGATAATGAAATATTTTTAAAAAAATTAAGTATAAAAAATTTTAAGGGCATAAAAGATTTAAACATAGATTTTGGGAAGGTAACAAATATTTTCGGAGAAAACGGAACAGGAAAAACAACTATTCAAGATGCATTTACATTTTTATTATTTGATAAAGATAGTAAGGATTCCAGTAAATTTGATGTACAGCCATTAGATAAAGAAAATAATCCGATTCATAATTTAGAAACCGTTATAGAAGCTCTATTGGAGATTGATGGTAGAGAAACAACTCTTAAGAGAGTGTATAACGAAAAATATAGCAAGGTTAGAGGAACGGCCAAAACAGAATTTAAGGGATATGAATCAAATTATTACGTTAACGAGGTCCCAAAGAAAGTAACAGAATATAAGAAATTTATATCTGAATTGTTAGATGAAAAAATATTTAAGTTAATTACTAATCCTCAATACTTTGCAAGCTTACCTTGGAAGGACAGGAGAGCCATTATAACAGAGATTGTTGGGGACTTGGATAATAACGTTGTATTAGATTCTAAAGAGGATTTAGAGCCATTAAGAAAGCATTTAGAGGACAAGTCTTTGGATGACTTTACGAAAGCTAATAGGTCGAAAATAAATCAATTAAAAAAGGATAGAGAGCAACTACCTTCAAGAATAGATGAAGTAAATAATTCAATCCAGGAGTTTGATTTTGAAGTCTTAGAAGTACAAAGAAGAGAAATAACTGCAGGTATTAAAAGTATAGATGAACAACTACAAAATAAATCTACTGCCAATAAAGGTTTATTTGAATTAAAAACAAGACTACTGGAAAAGAAACAAGACTTAGCTGAAACTGAATATAAATTTAGGTCAACTGCAGATAAGCCCAAGATGGACCTAGAAGATAGCATAAGAGGTACTGAAATAAATATAAAGCATTTGAATGTGTGTATAAACGAACTACAAGAAGAAATTAAGAGGAAACAACAGTATGTAGATAATACATTGGAATCAAAAAGGAATAATCTATTACAAGAATACAAGAATATTAAAAATTTTAAATTTAAATTTGATAAAGATGAAGGAATTTGTCCAACCTGTCATAGACCTTTAGATAATGTAGATGAAATATTTGAAAAACTTGAAGGCAATTTCAATTCCAATAAGGCTAAGAAGTTAGAGAGAAATATAGCAGAAGGCAAAGCTACTGCATCAGAGAAAGAAAAAATAAAAGGTGAGATAGAAAGCTTAAATAAAAAAATAATGATAAAAAAGAGATACTAA
- the bet gene encoding phage recombination protein Bet, which yields MAENKNSAVALLEKEMVYNVGEEEVKLTGNIVRNYLARGNKQITNREVVVFMNLCKYRKLNPFLNEAYLVKFKDEAQIVTGKEAFMRKAEENPNYKGHRAGIIVMREKEIVELEGCFKLKTDILLGGWAEVIVEGKNCPIVAKVGLDEYNKQQSTWKSMPATMIRKVALVQALREAFPAEIGAMYSNEELGVDESKIVNVQHEVKEEIKEEANKEVIDIEETTPVEDKNNEEKEKDEVIEAEIIKEDESEDSPY from the coding sequence ATGGCAGAAAATAAAAACAGTGCAGTAGCTTTATTAGAAAAAGAAATGGTGTACAACGTAGGTGAGGAAGAAGTTAAGCTTACAGGAAATATTGTTAGAAATTATTTGGCAAGAGGTAACAAGCAAATAACCAATAGAGAAGTAGTTGTTTTTATGAATCTATGCAAATATAGAAAGTTAAATCCATTTTTAAATGAAGCTTACTTAGTTAAATTTAAGGATGAAGCACAGATTGTTACTGGCAAAGAAGCGTTTATGAGAAAAGCAGAAGAAAATCCAAATTATAAAGGTCATAGAGCAGGCATTATTGTTATGAGGGAAAAGGAAATAGTTGAATTAGAAGGGTGCTTTAAATTAAAAACAGATATTCTTCTTGGTGGTTGGGCTGAGGTAATAGTAGAAGGAAAAAATTGCCCAATAGTAGCCAAAGTAGGCTTAGATGAATATAACAAGCAACAGAGCACATGGAAAAGTATGCCTGCCACTATGATTAGAAAAGTTGCACTTGTACAAGCATTAAGAGAAGCTTTTCCAGCAGAAATAGGGGCAATGTATTCAAATGAAGAACTTGGAGTTGATGAATCTAAAATAGTTAATGTGCAACATGAAGTTAAAGAAGAAATAAAAGAAGAAGCAAACAAAGAGGTTATTGATATAGAAGAAACAACTCCAGTAGAAGATAAAAACAATGAAGAAAAGGAAAAAGATGAAGTTATTGAAGCTGAAATTATAAAAGAAGATGAAAGTGAGGATAGCCCGTATTGA
- a CDS encoding helix-turn-helix transcriptional regulator, translated as MQEYITVKKAAELLGVSKRTIYRKIKKGLIPYKKIDTKIIRIPVNYFDVN; from the coding sequence TTGCAAGAATACATTACTGTAAAGAAAGCAGCTGAGCTATTAGGAGTAAGTAAAAGAACCATTTATAGAAAGATAAAAAAAGGACTTATACCATATAAAAAAATCGATACAAAGATTATAAGAATACCAGTAAATTATTTCGACGTTAATTAG
- a CDS encoding Arm DNA-binding domain-containing protein: MQGSVRKRGKTWSYRIDIGKIGTRRKQKEKGGFKTKKKLNKL, translated from the coding sequence ATGCAAGGAAGCGTTAGGAAAAGAGGAAAAACTTGGTCCTATAGAATAGATATAGGGAAGATAGGCACTAGACGTAAACAGAAAGAAAAAGGAGGTTTTAAAACAAAAAAGAAGCTCAACAAGCTTTAA
- a CDS encoding helix-turn-helix domain-containing protein: MAYDVLTVKQSDMVTMLIEGENITDIAKKLSVTRNTIYAWMGKDNVKAELDRRKRELSNQGNQLILKDLTTYIGNIKELAQDNSDKRVCLAANQYLINRIYGNPTNVLENNTEDKEDNIDDNELKEELNRFKKLRKIK; this comes from the coding sequence ATGGCTTATGATGTGTTAACAGTAAAGCAAAGTGATATGGTTACAATGCTGATAGAAGGCGAGAATATAACGGATATAGCTAAGAAGTTGAGTGTTACTAGAAATACTATATATGCATGGATGGGTAAGGATAACGTTAAGGCTGAGCTTGACAGGCGTAAGCGTGAGTTGTCTAACCAAGGCAACCAACTTATTCTTAAGGATCTTACTACTTATATTGGGAATATAAAAGAATTGGCACAGGATAATAGCGATAAACGAGTATGTCTCGCTGCTAATCAGTATTTAATCAATAGAATTTATGGAAATCCTACTAATGTATTGGAAAATAATACAGAGGATAAGGAAGATAATATTGATGATAATGAGTTAAAAGAAGAACTAAATAGATTTAAGAAACTACGCAAAATCAAGTGA
- a CDS encoding flavodoxin — translation MKNDGESIRLHEKNILTLKIINKQLQKKINKNNTEIEKLRKYNRELKGRN, via the coding sequence GTGAAGAACGATGGTGAATCCATTAGGCTCCATGAAAAGAACATATTAACTTTAAAAATTATTAATAAGCAGTTGCAAAAGAAAATTAATAAAAATAATACAGAAATAGAAAAGTTAAGAAAATATAATAGAGAGCTAAAGGGGAGGAATTGA